In Nocardia asteroides, a single genomic region encodes these proteins:
- a CDS encoding acetyl-CoA carboxylase biotin carboxyl carrier protein, with translation MTTARSETGATEDDHEYLRILSAMQAGALRLLAGFPRQPSALRLRVGEVTVEAEWPAVTEAAGTAPVAAEPPGAAPEAAPVGPVIRAPSVGVFYRRPEPGATPFVEVGDRVSTGQQIAIVEAMKLMIPVTSTVDGVITAILKQDDEPVHYDEPLFSCAPG, from the coding sequence ATGACCACAGCACGATCCGAGACCGGCGCCACCGAGGACGACCACGAGTACCTGCGCATCCTGTCCGCGATGCAGGCGGGCGCGCTGCGGCTGCTCGCCGGGTTCCCCCGCCAGCCGAGCGCACTGCGCCTCCGGGTCGGCGAGGTGACCGTCGAGGCCGAGTGGCCCGCGGTCACCGAGGCGGCAGGCACCGCTCCGGTCGCGGCGGAGCCGCCGGGAGCCGCGCCGGAGGCGGCGCCGGTGGGGCCGGTGATCCGCGCGCCGAGCGTCGGCGTGTTCTACCGGCGCCCGGAACCGGGCGCCACCCCCTTCGTCGAGGTCGGCGACCGGGTCTCGACGGGCCAGCAGATCGCGATCGTCGAGGCCATGAAGCTGATGATCCCGGTGACCTCGACGGTGGACGGGGTGATCACCGCGATCCTCAAACAGGACGACGAACCGGTGCACTACGACGAACCCCTCTTCTCCTGCGCGCCGGGGTAG
- a CDS encoding lipocalin-like domain-containing protein gives MIRGAPGIVEDMHTTQLYGTWELLSYYDIDDANGTSTGPLGEAPRGVLIYASHGDMSVSMMRTDGAPGAVFMGYAGTWRREDDRLVHTIAVCSNPALAGTDQVRSAEYGGDTLTLVGSAVVEGRVQRRILTWRRTRPSD, from the coding sequence ATGATTCGAGGTGCGCCCGGCATCGTCGAGGACATGCACACCACGCAGCTGTACGGAACTTGGGAACTGTTGTCCTACTACGACATCGACGACGCGAATGGCACCAGCACCGGGCCGCTCGGCGAGGCGCCGCGCGGAGTGCTGATCTACGCATCGCACGGCGACATGTCGGTGAGCATGATGCGCACCGACGGCGCTCCCGGCGCGGTGTTCATGGGTTACGCCGGGACGTGGCGACGCGAGGACGACCGTCTCGTCCACACGATCGCGGTGTGCTCGAATCCCGCGCTGGCCGGGACCGATCAGGTGCGGAGCGCCGAATACGGCGGCGACACCCTGACCCTGGTCGGCTCCGCTGTCGTCGAAGGGCGGGTGCAGCGCCGGATTCTCACCTGGCGCCGCACCCGCCCTTCGGACTGA
- a CDS encoding luciferase family protein — protein MTPPAVTHRLGLPRRAGARPDTRPHNPHQQLSQNAPADLQEVIWTRMTALDDVAAGRSSVSLPDTRALHLRPRLAHGPGDAFLAGTEFAHLHGHADGSLHMCLPPAVAAEAVEQGWAELHPMARRGLLPASLTMVYGPRDEHELDVVWQLLHLSYAFARGTAPA, from the coding sequence ATGACGCCGCCAGCGGTCACCCATCGACTCGGACTGCCGCGCCGCGCGGGCGCGCGCCCGGACACCAGGCCGCACAATCCGCATCAGCAACTGAGCCAGAACGCGCCCGCCGATCTCCAGGAGGTGATCTGGACGCGCATGACGGCGCTCGACGACGTCGCGGCCGGGCGCAGCAGCGTCTCGCTGCCCGACACCCGCGCCCTGCACCTGCGCCCCCGGCTCGCGCACGGCCCCGGCGACGCATTCCTGGCCGGTACCGAATTCGCGCATCTGCACGGCCACGCCGACGGCAGCCTGCACATGTGTCTGCCGCCGGCGGTGGCCGCCGAGGCTGTCGAACAGGGCTGGGCGGAGCTGCATCCGATGGCGCGGCGGGGCCTCCTGCCCGCATCGCTGACGATGGTCTACGGCCCCCGCGACGAGCACGAGCTCGACGTGGTGTGGCAGCTCCTGCACCTCAGCTACGCCTTCGCGCGCGGCACGGCTCCAGCATGA
- a CDS encoding winged helix-turn-helix transcriptional regulator, which translates to MEPITRGAAQRAAADPCPITPVLDLIFGRWSTQLLWVLTHDGRLRFKELNQRIPGLTPKVLTQRLRQLERDGLVHRTYYPEIPPRVEYAATPLATTLTPVFGSIVAWSDEHLGEVLAARAAFDADRP; encoded by the coding sequence ATGGAGCCGATCACGCGCGGTGCCGCGCAGCGGGCCGCGGCCGACCCGTGCCCGATCACCCCGGTGCTCGACCTGATCTTCGGTCGCTGGTCCACCCAGCTGCTGTGGGTGCTCACCCATGACGGGCGGCTGCGCTTCAAGGAACTCAACCAGCGCATTCCCGGGCTCACGCCGAAGGTGCTCACCCAGCGCCTGCGTCAGCTCGAACGCGACGGGCTGGTGCACCGCACCTACTACCCGGAGATCCCGCCCCGGGTCGAGTACGCGGCCACGCCGCTGGCGACCACGCTCACCCCCGTCTTCGGCAGCATCGTGGCCTGGTCGGACGAGCATCTCGGCGAGGTGCTCGCGGCCCGCGCCGCCTTCGACGCGGACCGTCCGTGA
- a CDS encoding alpha/beta hydrolase, with product MATYLLVHGAFHGGWCWQRVTPLLAAAGHRVFAPSLLGLGDRADQLAPDVGLYTQVEELERLIHADDLSDIVLVGHSYAGMVVTALADAVPGRISELVYLDTFVPRDGESVADIMGPMVEAFAAAALADGAGWRVPPQTAPGPDGDLYGVTEEPDLSWVASMQTAQSLLTFREPLRLRDPAALAAIPVTHVHCAGGGPQFTALRAAALPRTYPPADAPADRVLTLPTGHDAMITMPRELADLLLALAPSPAPIR from the coding sequence ATGGCCACCTATCTGCTCGTGCACGGGGCGTTCCACGGCGGCTGGTGCTGGCAGCGGGTGACCCCGCTGCTGGCGGCGGCGGGCCACCGGGTCTTCGCGCCCTCGCTGCTCGGCCTCGGCGACCGCGCCGACCAGCTCGCCCCGGACGTCGGGCTCTACACCCAGGTCGAGGAGCTGGAACGGCTCATCCACGCCGACGACCTGTCCGATATCGTGCTGGTCGGCCACAGCTACGCGGGCATGGTGGTGACCGCGCTCGCCGACGCCGTCCCCGGCCGGATCAGCGAGCTGGTCTACCTGGACACCTTCGTCCCGCGCGACGGCGAGTCGGTCGCCGACATCATGGGCCCGATGGTCGAGGCGTTCGCGGCGGCGGCGCTGGCCGACGGCGCCGGCTGGCGGGTGCCGCCGCAGACCGCGCCCGGCCCGGACGGCGATCTGTACGGCGTGACCGAGGAGCCGGATCTGAGCTGGGTGGCGTCCATGCAGACGGCGCAGTCGCTGCTGACCTTCCGCGAGCCGCTACGGCTGCGCGACCCAGCGGCGCTGGCGGCCATCCCGGTGACCCACGTGCACTGCGCCGGGGGCGGGCCGCAGTTCACGGCGCTGCGGGCGGCCGCGCTGCCGCGCACCTACCCGCCCGCCGACGCACCCGCCGACCGGGTGCTGACCCTGCCGACGGGCCACGACGCCATGATCACCATGCCGCGCGAACTGGCCGATCTGCTGCTCGCGCTCGCACCGTCGCCCGCGCCGATCCGCTAG